TGTATAATAGGTTTATGTTTATAAGAAACTTTTCCAGAGTGAATGTTATGCCTTGCAATCCCTTCAGCAATGAGCGAGAATTCCTATTGTTCTGCAGTTTCTCCAGCATTTGGTTGTCCACACTCATTTTAGAGCAGAaactgtccccccaccccaacccaacTTCCTTGTTCCCTTTGGCCTCTGCCTGGATTACCAAATAATCTGTATTCCTGCTTTGCAGCCTGCTGGTATTAGTGAAGGTAATGATTTTAGACTACTTCATGTTTCCACTGTGTACTAAAGTACTCTTCCATTTTTAACCTCCCCACAGTCCTATAAGGCAGTGTCAGCATTCTTAAGTTGGTATGAGAGATAACAGCACCCTGCCTGAGAAGaatttctttctgactttctcaAACCTCTGCTTTTGTGAGCCTCTTAGCTCCCTACTCATTTCAGCTTCTTTTTAGCGTAACCAAATGAATCCACTGAAATACAAGGGTGGTCAAGGGTCTTCACTAGACCCTGTAATGGCTATGGATCTGGCAGGATAGACCACTCCATGTGGCTTTCCAGCTGGGTGGCTGGGTCTTAATTCATCAGGAAGGAGCCATGTGTCAGGCCCCTGCTCAAAGTCCCTACCTCCTACCTTGGCAGCTCACACATTCTTGTAGTCATGAGAGTCTTCATTTGACATCTCTTCTCCATGTTTCATCTGACTGTTCTCACTCTGTGCAGATGACTGATAGGCCACATACTCCTTTAAGGCCAGGAAACTCCCTGACTGCATGACAGGTTGGATGTGGGTCTCTGGACCATCTGTCCTGCCCTCTACATGGTCGGTGTTTGAGGATGTCgcttccttctcctcctgctgCTGGTTTCCGCTGGGATCTGGTGGTACATTTTCATAATCTCTACAGCACTGAAAAGTTCCCCAGGGCTGCTTCCCTTGGATGGTCTCGAGATCCACCATTGCCATGTTGACATAATCATCTGAGGTCTGAGAAGACCCTTCCCCATCGTTGAGTGGATAACTGCTCTCAGTGCCTGCAGACCTCAAACTGGTGCAGTCACTGGCGTTCCCACAGCCCTCATCTATTTCTTCAGTCAACTCCAGCACCTTGGTACTTGGGAGGATGAAGAGGTTCCCAGGAGGGCTGTTGGTAGAAGCTAAAGTCTCAGCAATCTCCTTTGCTGTGGGGATATTGACATAATCTCTTGAATCCTCTGAAGAAGTGCTTGGGCAATCTCTTGAAGCTCTGACATTGACATAGTGCGCTGAGGGAGTGAGGTTTCCACACATCTGGGGCCCCATGGTATTGTCATAGATGCCCACTGCATACCCCATGGCATGAGTATGGGCTCTGTGCACATGGAGGGCATCCCCTGCTTGGGAGGGCTACGAGTAAGAAGAGAAAGCCAGTGACAGGATAGAAGTAGAAACATGGACAAAACCTTTCTTCTTCCCCGCCCAGTACTACTACATCTAATGGTTCTTCCTCTCAGTTCTTCACTTTGGAGAAAAGGTCTGAATCAGGGGTCTCAAACCTCAAGGCTTCAGATGCTAGGTAGGAATTAGTGAAGTAGGCTGAGTTTAAGGAAAGCAGCAGTGTAAATTTGACAATAAATTGCAactgttttttggccacactgtgggGTTTCaatggggagtgggggaagtATTATGAATTGGAGAGAGCCTGCTACCCCAGAGCACACTGAGGCACAGCATAGTGGTTAAAGGTAGAGGCTTAGGCTCAGACTGAGGGTGCAAGTCCCAGGCCTCACCACTCTGTGCTGagtttgggcaagttacctaatctcactgtgccttagtttcctaacttataaaatgggtataatcataataatatcaCACCATGAGGGttttgtgaggagtaaatggATTACTGACCGTAAAGTGTTTAGAATAGCTCCTGGcacaaagaaaacactaaaaaatgCTTGTTGTTATATTAGTATAGGGGCAGCTGACACGCAGATCAGCTGATTATGGCCAATTAGAGATGCTAGTCTGTTGTTGCCAGAACTTCTGATTTTCAAGAAAAGCTGGACATCTGGACTTTAATGTGAAATCTTTTAGGTTTTTTAATGTTGCCAACTGGTTCAAGATGTCCTTCAAACACTACAGAGTACAATCCAAACCTGTTTGTGGGCTTAAGCCAGTTTGAAATCTAAACTCTAGATGCAAAATTCCCTCAGGGCCCACCTGAGTCCTAGAAGTAGTTTTAGCAATGGAGTTTCCTCTGCTATTCCTTTTATCAGCCACTTAGACTTGCTGCCCCAGGAAGTCTtagaagcagcagcagagccCAAGGATGGGACAtgcaagaggaagaggaagcaaaggTGGCGACATGGAGTGGCCACATGGTAATCAACCTAAGCCCCTGAGTGAAGAAAGGCTGGGTAACAACCGAATTAGCTGCAGCTGCAGCATGGCTGTACTTACCCAGGGATGGTCACAAAACCAAAGGAATTGATTCTTTTTACAAGCTAATGAGAACTTATCTATGGAAATAAGCACCCTGATCTTCAGAATAGTCCCTCTACTGTTCCTGGTGTGACTCCCCCTGGGGAGCTGCCTTCAGAGCCAGACTACAAGACACAAGGGATTATTGTTATTAATTGTAATAGTCCCCTTGTAACCTCAAAGGTATCCCCGACGCGCTCAGCGCTTTCTACACCAGTTACAGTGCTGAGTGAACTTATGAGTATTTCTGCCACGGAGGAGGATTGAAACAATTTGACATAGGCTCAGAAGTAATTGCCAAAGTAGGACTTTAAGAGTATTTTGAGCACTGTCGGAATATTTAGGTACCCTCCCAAGGTGATTACTTGGAAGCGGACAACACTCACTTGGAAAACACGTTTCAGTTCTAACATCATGTCCCTGAATACATGTGCCCTGGTGCCTTTCCTAAAATCCCAAGGTCTTGCTCCTCTCTTTCTAAATCTTTTGCCTTTGGGTGGTAGGGAAGTCCTGAGGCTAGTCTTCCCAATTTATTAATAGggcctcgggggtggggggcggggtgtgtgtgcgtgccaAAGGACATGCTGTTTGCAGTGAAACAAGAGCCAAGACCTAGCACTCTTGCACTTCAGCTCTTCTGCCAGAGACATATCATTTCTCCCAAACGGGTTGTCATTTCACTTAACTCTTACCACATGCTCAGAGGGAGGGCTGTCAGAATGTCTGGAGAGGAGGCTCTCGGTACTGAAAACACGAA
This genomic interval from Physeter macrocephalus isolate SW-GA chromosome 4, ASM283717v5, whole genome shotgun sequence contains the following:
- the LAX1 gene encoding lymphocyte transmembrane adapter 1, which codes for MPLLTLPRPRQGAKNIYDLLPRRQEELGRHPSRNIRVFSTESLLSRHSDSPPSEHVPSQAGDALHVHRAHTHAMGYAVGIYDNTMGPQMCGNLTPSAHYVNVRASRDCPSTSSEDSRDYVNIPTAKEIAETLASTNSPPGNLFILPSTKVLELTEEIDEGCGNASDCTSLRSAGTESSYPLNDGEGSSQTSDDYVNMAMVDLETIQGKQPWGTFQCCRDYENVPPDPSGNQQQEEKEATSSNTDHVEGRTDGPETHIQPVMQSGSFLALKEYVAYQSSAQSENSQMKHGEEMSNEDSHDYKNV